One Vespula pensylvanica isolate Volc-1 chromosome 1, ASM1446617v1, whole genome shotgun sequence genomic region harbors:
- the LOC122636108 gene encoding NEDD8-activating enzyme E1 regulatory subunit codes for MASPAPKSPEQSERNRKYDRQLRLWGDHGQACLEAAHICLINATGLGTEILKSLVLPGIGAFTIVDGKKITNEDIGANFFLEADSVGKSRAQVATQMLLELNPDVRGDYIDEEPQQILYNSPDFLNNFTVVVATSLTEKCLVLLSRRLWELNIPLIVCRSIGFIAYMRIQVKEHTIVETHPDNETPDLRLDKPFGTLKKHLDSIDLDTLSFKDHSHIPYVVILYKYLSKWILNHGSLPKTYKDKQLLREIIRKGMRKDEQDTVNTEENFEEAIKAVNTCVGCTEVPDRIKNILNDECCINLTAKSSPFWIIAKAVRDFIDNEGCGSLPLKGTLPDMTADTEKYITLQQIYYKQASADAEAVWRRTLQLLRQLGKSSDSISEKDVKLFCKYAVDIYVERGTCIADEYDPKIIDTNNIVQSLENPESLMVYYVVLRGVEKFQAEYNSYPGEFDDQVEPDIVKLKACITKLLSEWGCGPLAKDDYVHEFCRFGGAELHSVSAFLGGLAAQETIKFITKQYKPLHNTFIYDAVTSNSSTFFF; via the exons ATGGCATCACCAGCCCCTAAATCTCCTGAACAGTCggaacgaaatagaaaatatgatcGACAATTGAg gTTATGGGGAGATCATGGTCAAGCTTGTTTAGAAGCAGCACATATTTGTCTTATAAATGCTACTGGATTGGGTACAgaaattttaaaatcattggTTCTTCCTGGTATTGGTGCATTTACTATTGTTGatggaaaaaagataacaaatgaAGATATTGGAGCAAA CTTTTTTCTAGAAGCAGATAGTGTTGGAAAATCTAGGGCTCAAGTCGCGACCCAGAtgttattagaattaaatCCTGATGTTAGAGGTGATTATATTGATGAAGAACCACaacagattttatataatagtccagattttttaaataactttacAGTAGTAGTTGCTACTTCATTAACAGAAAA atGCTTAGTCCTTTTGTCAAGACGACTTTGGGAATTAAATATTCCTTTAATAGTATGTAGGAGTATAGGTTTCATTGCTTATATGCGAATTCAAGTGAAAGAACATACTATAGTAGAGACACATCCAGATAATGAAACACCAGATTTACGTTTAGACAAACCTTTTGGAACCTTAAAAAAGCATTTAGACTCTATTGATCTTGACACATTGAGCTTTAAAGATCATTCTCATATACCATATgtagttattttatataaatatttatcaaaatggaTTTTGAATCATGGAAGTTTGCCAAAGACTTATAAAGATAAGCAACTattgagagaaataataagaaaaggaatgaGGAAAGATGAACAAGATACAGTAAATActgaagaaaattttgaagaagCAATTAAAGCTGTAAATACATGTGTAGGTTGTACTGAAGTTCCtgatagaattaaaaatattttaaatgatgaATGCTGTATTAATTTAACAGCAAAG agcAGTCCATTTTGGATCATTGCTAAAGCAGTAAGAGATTTTATTGACAATGAAGGTTGTGGTTCGTTACCACTAAAAGGAACTCTGCCAGATATGACAGCTGAtacagagaaatatataactcTACAGCAAAT TTACTATAAGCAAGCATCAGCAGATGCAGAAGCAGTGTGGAGACGCACGCTGCAGCTACTACGACAGTTGGGTAAATCTTCAGATTCAATATCTGAGAaagatgtaaaattattttgtaaatatgcTGTAGATATTTATGTAGAAAGAGGGACCTGTATAGCTGATGAATATGATCCTAAAATTATTGATACCAATAATATAG tgcAAAGTTTGGAGAATCCTGAAAGTTTAATGGTGTATTATGTTGTACTTAGAGGAGTTGAGAAATTTCAAGCAGAATATAATTCATATCCAGGGGAATTCGATGATCAAGTTGAGCCtgatattgttaaattaaag GCTTGTATTACAAAATTGTTGAGTGAATGGGGATGTGGACCACTGGCAAAGGATGATTATGTTCACGAATTTTGTCGATTTGGTGGCGCTGAATTGCATTCAGTATCTGCATTTTTAGGTGGATTGGCTGCTCAAGAAActatcaaatttattacgaaacaGTATAAACCTCTTCATAACACTTTTATTTATGACGCTGTGACATCAAACTctagtacattttttttctag
- the LOC122636138 gene encoding uncharacterized protein LOC122636138 isoform X2 — MKCFGSFFKHTWHPQQINNNNSSIFEGMKTNVQTTNAMELKEVDVIAPTKSVATLTVVQPGSIPCQNSGCKNWGTHGVPESPWHILKTIFLVSIIVTLIIWILIYALLAQYQIF; from the exons ATGAAGTGTTTCGGGAGTTTCTTCAAGCATACTTGGCATCCGCAACAG ataaacaataataattcgtcAATATTCGAAGGAATGAAAACAAATGTACAAACTACCAATGCAATGGAATTGAAAGAAGTGGATGTGATCGCACCAACGAAGAGTGTCGCAACGTTGACTGTTGTGCAACCAGGAAGTATACCGTGTCAAAATAGTGGTTGCAAAAACTGGGGAACTCATGGTGTACCTGAAAGTCCCTGGCACATActtaaaacaatatttctcgtttctattATTGTTACGTTAATTATATGGATATTGATTTACGCGCTGCTAGCACAATATCAAATATTCTGA
- the LOC122636138 gene encoding uncharacterized protein LOC122636138 isoform X1 has protein sequence MTMSSSKTGWDYPYFDPTEIMTSVYQPAPIPEEEFLPRKKQIPDTHINNNNSSIFEGMKTNVQTTNAMELKEVDVIAPTKSVATLTVVQPGSIPCQNSGCKNWGTHGVPESPWHILKTIFLVSIIVTLIIWILIYALLAQYQIF, from the exons ATGACGATGTCGTCATCTAAAACTGGGTGGGATTACCCATATTTTGACCCTACTGAAATAATGACCTCGGTCTATCAACCGGCACCAATTCCAGAAGAAGAATTTCTTCCTCGAAAAAAACAGATACCAGATACACAC ataaacaataataattcgtcAATATTCGAAGGAATGAAAACAAATGTACAAACTACCAATGCAATGGAATTGAAAGAAGTGGATGTGATCGCACCAACGAAGAGTGTCGCAACGTTGACTGTTGTGCAACCAGGAAGTATACCGTGTCAAAATAGTGGTTGCAAAAACTGGGGAACTCATGGTGTACCTGAAAGTCCCTGGCACATActtaaaacaatatttctcgtttctattATTGTTACGTTAATTATATGGATATTGATTTACGCGCTGCTAGCACAATATCAAATATTCTGA